The DNA segment TATCCACCACGTGGACGATACGGGCAAAATCCTGTTCAGGATCTAACGGGATGGAAAAGGTCAACACCAGCGTGGATGCGCCGTCCAGCTGCACCTCTGAGGTATCCAGCAGCGTCAGCGCTTTACCTTCGCTTTGTTGGGCCAGTTTCTGCAGCTTTGCGGTATCTTTTTCCGCTTTCTTTTCCGCCTCGGGCTGTGCAACGGAGGCAGATTGTGTCGCAGGGGCGTCTTTTTTCCCCACCGTAAGGGCTTTATCGTTGTTGTCGCACCCAGCCAGCGCCAGCATGAGCATGCAGGCAACTACGCGTATGTGTTTCATTTTTCATCCCTGGCCAGCACGGCCCGTTAGCAACGTAGAACCGTTATTATGCGTGAGATTTCACTTTGTGTAAGTCTCTATCCCCCCCATCTTGTCCGAATTTAATTAAGAAATGTGGGATCACCGGACAAATCAGTCTCTTTTACTTGTCCCCTGTCGGCAAAGGCCTGACAATTTACCGGACACCTGATAAACATGGAGATCCCCATGACTACCGCCTTTTTTGTCGCCGCCGACTGGCTTGCCGAGCATATTGACGATCCGCAGATTCAAATTATCGACGCCCGTATGGCACCGCCAGGACAGGAAGACCGCGACGTTGCGCAAGAGTATCGCTCGGGGCATATCCCGGGTGCGGTGTTTTTCGATATTGAAGCGCTCTCCGACCACACTTCACCTCTGCCACATATGATGCCGCGCCCGGAAAGCTTCGCCGTGGCGATGCGTGAACTGGGGGTGCATCAGGATAAACATCTGATCGTGTATGACGAGGGAAATCTGTTTTCCGCCCCGCGCGCGTGGTGGATGCTGCGCACCTTTGGCGTGGAGAACGTGTCTATTCTGGGAGGTGGACTGGCGGGCTGGCAACGTGATGAATTGCCGCTACAGGAAGGTAACGTCGAACTGCCGGAAGGCGAGTTTGATGCGGCATTTACCCCTGAAGCCGTCGTGCGCGTCACCGACGTCCTGCTCGCCAGCCATGAGAAAAGCGCACAGATTGTCGATGCCCGCCCGGCTGCACGTTTTAATGCTGAAGTCGACGAGCCGCGTCCAGGTCTCAGACGTGGTCATGTACCCGGCGCCTTAAACGTGCCGTGGACAGAACTGGTTCAGGAAGGCGAATTAAAAACAACCGACGAACTGGATGCCATCTTCTTTCGCCACGGGGTCAGTTTTGATCGTCCGATCATCGCCAGCTGTGGTTCTGGCGTGACGGCAGCCGTCGTCGTGCTGGCGCTTGCGACGCTGGATGTGCCAGATGTCACGTTGTACGACGGCGCGTGGAGTGAATGGGGATCGCGTGCCGATTTACCGGTAGAACCGGCTGACGCTAAATAAATTCTGATTTCTTAGTCTGTTTCGCCCACAAAAAAACCGCTCAAACGCTTGAGCGGTTTTTTTATGCTGGTCCGGTTCGCGGCCTTTCCAGCTGGCTGTGTTGCCATAGCAACGCAGGCACGTCGTAGTGGGGTAATACTCTCTTTTAAGAAAGATAATGTCAAGTTAGTTAGCCAGAAAACTATTATGAAGTTGATGTATTATTCTTCCCGGCCCTTTTCGCCGCCTCGCAAGCGGGCACTGACTTTAGAAATGGATGTCCCATGGCCGTTAGCGCAGGCACGTCGTAGTGCTTGCTGTCACGGCATTATCGCCAGTGGTGCTGTCGTGAAGCGGTCTTCGCATGGACCGCACAATGAAGATACGGTACGTCTGTATCGTGCTTCTTGTTTCTGGTGTGTTGTGCCTTCACGCAGACCAGAGTTACCCCGGTAATTCTGGTCTCGTAAAAACCAACGATCAGGGCAGGTAAGCGAGGATGCCGCCTTTCGGGGCGGCTTTCCTTCACTTAAATAATCCGGTTCTGTTTGAAATCACGCAGGAACCCACCCCAGCGGCGTTCGTAGAACGGCGCGATGTGTTCGGTGATAAAGTGGCTAATCCCTTTCTCACCTTTTTTCACCTGACAGATATCGATCGGTTCATCGCCCGGTAGCGTATCGGTTGCCACGCTGCCAGCTGCATGAATAATCTCCTCAATATCCCCATCGGCCTCAATACCAATCAGCAGATTGGCCTCGGCGTCCGCGCGCTCTTTAATTGAGCAGAGAAACGCACGCTTCACCGGCTTGATGGTCTTAAACAGCGTCGTGAGCGAATCGATCATCTGTGCTGGTGGTTCGGCCACTTCGGAGAGGATCAGCGATTCCCCACCTTCCAGCACTTCCTGCGTACTCAGCGGATTGCCCTCTTCCCCCATCAGCAGGCTGATTTCGCGCGGCATGAACTCTTTACCGGTCGGCAATTTGGCGTTGAGAAACAGCGTTTCGCCGAGCGTCATTTCAAACAGCGTCCGGACCGGCATCACCACAAACGCCTGCTCATCTTCGACGGCCTGCTGCAACGCTTCCAGTGAAGTGAAAAAAGGGATAACGGTAGTGCCATCTTCTTTTTCCCAGTGCTGAAGATCGAGCGCGCTGTCTTCGACAATCGCTTCGCCTTCTGCCGCGGTGCCAGGTACCCAGACGGTGGATTCCAGCAGGGTGCGGAAAAATGCCGGACGGTGTGCGGGTTCAGTCGCCGCCTGCTCCAGCAGGGTTTCTAATTCGTTTTTTGTTTCGGACATAGGGATCACAAATTATATATGGACTGTAGGCCCGATAAGACGCACTGCATCGCCATCAGGCAAAATGCCGGGTGGCGCTTCGCTTACCCGGCCTACAAAAACACCGTTCAGGCAGTCAGTAGATTCGCGATTGTACGCACGCCCAGACCGGTCGCCCCGGCAGACCACTGCTCAACCGGCGCTTTGCGATAAGTTGCCGAGCAATCGATATGCAGCCAGCCCTGCTGGTAGTTTTCCACAAAGTGCGACAGGAATCCTGCGGCTGTGCTCGCCCCTGCCGGATACGCCGCGCTGCCGGTATTGTTCAACTCGGCAAAATTAGACGGCAACTGGTTGCGGTGGAATTCCGCCAGCGGCAGACGCCAGAACGCCTCGTTCTCTTCGGCTGCGCTTGCCAGCAGACGGTTCGCCAGTTGGTCATCGAAGCTGAACAGCGCATGGTAGTCGTTACCCAGCGCGGTTTTCGCGGCACCGGTCAGCGTCGCGGCATCAATGATCAGTTCCGGTTTCTGCGCGCTGGCGTCAATCAAACCGTCCGCCAGTACCAGACGCCCTTCGGCATCGGTATTCATCACTTCGACGTTTTTACCGTTGCGATAGTGGATGATATCGCCCAGCTTGAACGCGTTACCGCTGATCAGGTTATCCGCACAGCACAGGTACAGCTTCACGCGTTTGTTCAGACCGCGCGTGATCGCAAATGCCAGCGCGCCGGTCACCGTTGCAGCCCCCCCCATGTCGGATTTCATGGAGTCCATAAAGGCGCTCTGCTTGATGCTGTAGCCGCCGGAATCAAAGGTGATCCCTTTCCCGACCAGGCAAGCAAAAACCGGGGCTTCTTTATCTCCTGTCGGGTTATAGTCGAGCGCCAGCAGGACCGGCGGACGTTCAGAGCCGCGACCCACGGTATGCAGCCCCATGTAGTTCTGCTCACGCAGATCTTCGCCTTTGGTAATGCGGTAAGAGACGTGATCGCACGCCACGCTGCACAGCAGGTCAACGGCGCGCTGCGCCAGTTGCTCTGGACCCAACTCTTCCGCCGGTGCGTTAATGGTGTCACGCACCCAGTCAATGATGGTCAGACGGTTATCCAGCTCCTGGCGCTGTACGTCGTCCAGCTCTGGCCATTCCACTTTTCGGCTGCCTTTCGGCCCTTTGTAACCCTGCCAGAATGACCAGCAGCGGTCTGCATTCCAGCCCTCGCCTGCCAGTTGAACATGCTTGATGCCAAGGCCGTCAATTTTACGTGCGGCGCGCTGAATAAGGCCCAGGTCATCTTTCCCATTGAGGTGCAGGGCAATACCATCGTTATTGATACTGTATGTCGCTTTTTCACCCCAGCGTGCGTCAGCGGGTTGTGTGGAAAGCGTAATTTTCATGGCTTCTGTCATGTTATTTATCCTTATTAGCAAACGGGCCGCCTCATGGCAGCCCGTTATGTGACTTACTCTGCTTCATCTAACCAGACTAGCAGAATCGCCTCCAGAATTTTTTCATTGGATGCGCCAGGGTCGTCATCAAATTCCTCAAGATCGCAGATCCACTGATGAAGATCGGTGAAACGAACGGTCTTTGGATCGAGATCGGGGAACGCATCGTACAGCGCTTCACCGATTTCGCGGCTATCGGTCCACTTCAGTCCCATACTACCCTCTGTTAATGCTCACGAGCATGATTGATTGTGTAACGTGGGATTTCGACCACTAAATCATCCCCGGTGACGCGAGCCTGACAGCTTAAACGGCTCTCCGGCTCCAGTCCCCAGGCTTTATCCAGCATGTCGTCTTCTTCTTCCGTGCTTTCCGGCAGGGAGTCAAAGCCTTCACGCACGATGCAGTGGCAAGTCGTACAGGCGCAGGATTTTTCGCAGGCGTGTTCAATCTCGATACCGTTGCGCAGCGCAACGTCAAGAATGGTTTCACCGGTCTCAGCTTCCAGAACTGCACCATCCGGACAGAGATCCTGATGAGGCAGAATAACAATCTTTGGCATATTAAACCTCGTCCACGGAATGGCCTTTCAGCGCGCTACGGACCGACTGGTCCATGCGGCGAGCGGCGAATTCCTGGGTTTGTTTGTCTACGTTTTTAATGGCTTGTTCGATAGCGTCAACATCATCGCCCAGCGCCACCTCGCTCAGGTGCGCGGCGGCATCGTCGATCAATTGACGTTCTGCGGCGCTTAGCAGCGCGGCATCAGCGGTCAGCGCGCCGGTTAAACTCTCCAGCACGCGCGCCGCTTCGACTTTCTGCTCTGCCAGCATGCGCGCTTTCACGTCCTGCTCGGCAAAGCTCATCGAATCCTGAATCATTGAGGCAATTTCGCTGTCGGTCAGACCGTAGGACGGTTTCACCTGAATAGAAGCCTCAACACCGGTGGATTTCTCCATCGCAGTGACGCTCAGCAGACCGTCAGCATCCACCTGGAAGGTAACGCGAATATGCGCGCCGCCTGCCGGGAGCGCCGGAATACCGCGCAGGGCAAAGCGCGCCAGCGAACGGCAGTCCTGCACCAGTTCACGTTCGCCCTGCATGACGTGGATAGACATCGCGGTCTGGCCGTCTTTGAAGGTGGTAAAGTCCTGCGCGCGCGCCACCGGAATCGTGGTGTTACGCGGAATCACCTTCTCCACCAGGCCGCCCATCGTTTCCAGTCCCAGCGACAGCGGAATCACGTCGAGCAGCAGCATTTCACTGTCCGGTTTATTGCCGACAAGGATATCCGCCTGGATTGCCGCGCCAATCGCGACCACTTTATCCGGGTCGATTGACGTCAGCGGTGGGCGACCGAAGAATTCGCCCACACGTTCACGCACCAGCGGTACGCGCGTGGAACCGCCAACCATCACCACTTCCAGCACCTCCTGCGCCTCAACGCCGGCATCTTTCAGTGCGCGACGACAGGCCAGTAGCGTACGCTTAACCAGCGCGGAAATGAGTTCATTAAACTGTTCGCGGGTAATCTCACCCTGCCAGCCCGCCACGTTAATCGTGACTGACTCGGCATCGCTGAGCGCGATTTTCGCCGCGATGGCGGCATCCAGCAGCTCGCGCTGTACGCGATTATCGCTGCGATCGGCAATTCCCGCCTGTTCACGGATGTAATCCGCCAGCAGGTGGTCGAAGTCATCTCCGCCAAGCGCGGAATCCCCGCCGGTCGCCAACACTTCGAACACTCCGCGACTCAGGCGCAGAATAGAAATATCAAACGTTCCGCCGCCGAGGTCATACACCGCAATGACGCCCTCTTTGCCGGAATCCAGACCGTAGGCAATCGCCGCAGCGGTCGGTTCATTGAGCAGGCGCAGCACATGGAGGCCCGCCAGGCGTGCGGCATCTTTGGTCCCCTGACGCTGTGCATCGTCAAAGTACGCCGGTACGGTAATCACCACACCATCCAAATCGCCGGAGAGCGACTCAGAGGCTCGCGCCGCCAGTGCTTTCAGGATATCGGCTGAAACACGAACCGGATTCAGCAAGCCCGCCGCCGTTTCAATCATCGGCAAGCCATTTTCACTTGCCTGGAAGCGGTACGGCAGATGCGGGTAGCGAGTCTGAATATCCGCCAGTGAACGCCCCATCATGCGTTTCACCGAACTGATGGTATTGGCGGTATCCAGCGCGGCATTAGCACGCGCATCATAGCCGACCGTGTGGCCCTGCGGCTGATAGTGAACGACGGACGGCAGCAGATGACGACCGTCGTGATCGGCCAGCGTTTCCGCCTGACCGCTACGCACGGTTGCGACCAGAGAGTTGGTGGTCCCGAGATCGATGCCCACAGCCAGACGACGCTGGTGTGGCGCTGCGCTCAGACCAGGCTCACTAATTTGTAATAAGGCCATAATTGCTTCCGAATATTAAAAATCGAGCAGTTTTTCTTCGAGTTGTTCTGCACTGCTTCGCAGTTTATCGAGAAAACGCAGTTTACGCACGGTATCGGCCGCAGCGTC comes from the Citrobacter amalonaticus genome and includes:
- the sseA gene encoding 3-mercaptopyruvate sulfurtransferase — translated: MTTAFFVAADWLAEHIDDPQIQIIDARMAPPGQEDRDVAQEYRSGHIPGAVFFDIEALSDHTSPLPHMMPRPESFAVAMRELGVHQDKHLIVYDEGNLFSAPRAWWMLRTFGVENVSILGGGLAGWQRDELPLQEGNVELPEGEFDAAFTPEAVVRVTDVLLASHEKSAQIVDARPAARFNAEVDEPRPGLRRGHVPGALNVPWTELVQEGELKTTDELDAIFFRHGVSFDRPIIASCGSGVTAAVVVLALATLDVPDVTLYDGAWSEWGSRADLPVEPADAK
- the timP gene encoding small toxic inner membrane protein TimP; the protein is MKIRYVCIVLLVSGVLCLHADQSYPGNSGLVKTNDQGR
- the sseB gene encoding enhanced serine sensitivity protein SseB, which codes for MSETKNELETLLEQAATEPAHRPAFFRTLLESTVWVPGTAAEGEAIVEDSALDLQHWEKEDGTTVIPFFTSLEALQQAVEDEQAFVVMPVRTLFEMTLGETLFLNAKLPTGKEFMPREISLLMGEEGNPLSTQEVLEGGESLILSEVAEPPAQMIDSLTTLFKTIKPVKRAFLCSIKERADAEANLLIGIEADGDIEEIIHAAGSVATDTLPGDEPIDICQVKKGEKGISHFITEHIAPFYERRWGGFLRDFKQNRII
- the pepB gene encoding aminopeptidase PepB is translated as MTEAMKITLSTQPADARWGEKATYSINNDGIALHLNGKDDLGLIQRAARKIDGLGIKHVQLAGEGWNADRCWSFWQGYKGPKGSRKVEWPELDDVQRQELDNRLTIIDWVRDTINAPAEELGPEQLAQRAVDLLCSVACDHVSYRITKGEDLREQNYMGLHTVGRGSERPPVLLALDYNPTGDKEAPVFACLVGKGITFDSGGYSIKQSAFMDSMKSDMGGAATVTGALAFAITRGLNKRVKLYLCCADNLISGNAFKLGDIIHYRNGKNVEVMNTDAEGRLVLADGLIDASAQKPELIIDAATLTGAAKTALGNDYHALFSFDDQLANRLLASAAEENEAFWRLPLAEFHRNQLPSNFAELNNTGSAAYPAGASTAAGFLSHFVENYQQGWLHIDCSATYRKAPVEQWSAGATGLGVRTIANLLTA
- the iscX gene encoding Fe-S cluster assembly protein IscX, coding for MGLKWTDSREIGEALYDAFPDLDPKTVRFTDLHQWICDLEEFDDDPGASNEKILEAILLVWLDEAE
- the fdx gene encoding ISC system 2Fe-2S type ferredoxin; this encodes MPKIVILPHQDLCPDGAVLEAETGETILDVALRNGIEIEHACEKSCACTTCHCIVREGFDSLPESTEEEDDMLDKAWGLEPESRLSCQARVTGDDLVVEIPRYTINHAREH
- the hscA gene encoding Fe-S protein assembly chaperone HscA, whose protein sequence is MALLQISEPGLSAAPHQRRLAVGIDLGTTNSLVATVRSGQAETLADHDGRHLLPSVVHYQPQGHTVGYDARANAALDTANTISSVKRMMGRSLADIQTRYPHLPYRFQASENGLPMIETAAGLLNPVRVSADILKALAARASESLSGDLDGVVITVPAYFDDAQRQGTKDAARLAGLHVLRLLNEPTAAAIAYGLDSGKEGVIAVYDLGGGTFDISILRLSRGVFEVLATGGDSALGGDDFDHLLADYIREQAGIADRSDNRVQRELLDAAIAAKIALSDAESVTINVAGWQGEITREQFNELISALVKRTLLACRRALKDAGVEAQEVLEVVMVGGSTRVPLVRERVGEFFGRPPLTSIDPDKVVAIGAAIQADILVGNKPDSEMLLLDVIPLSLGLETMGGLVEKVIPRNTTIPVARAQDFTTFKDGQTAMSIHVMQGERELVQDCRSLARFALRGIPALPAGGAHIRVTFQVDADGLLSVTAMEKSTGVEASIQVKPSYGLTDSEIASMIQDSMSFAEQDVKARMLAEQKVEAARVLESLTGALTADAALLSAAERQLIDDAAAHLSEVALGDDVDAIEQAIKNVDKQTQEFAARRMDQSVRSALKGHSVDEV